One genomic region from Marinobacter szutsaonensis encodes:
- a CDS encoding DMT family transporter gives MASSQSFSKSAALAYTGLVLTPLFWAGNAVVARGTVQDIPPLSMSFWRWVIALAVLLPFGLPGILRHRHTIRQHLGSMVALATFSVAAFNSLLYYAAITTTATNIALINATIPIFVALLAWLMLGDRTRPIQALGIGLAVLGILVVIARGQLSVLTGLQAQPGDLIMVAAVFSWGLFSVLLRRQAVPLPALTFLTAQILLGTLIIFPFYLMDLLFFAGGFELSRDTALPLLYFAIFPGILAYAFWNHGVHTIGPGGAAIFMYLTPVYASVLAGLFLGESLGLFHIVGGGLILVGLLLATRVKRPAFRRAED, from the coding sequence TTGGCTTCGTCACAGTCCTTCTCGAAATCCGCGGCACTAGCCTACACCGGGCTGGTGCTGACGCCCCTGTTCTGGGCCGGCAATGCCGTGGTTGCCCGGGGCACCGTGCAGGACATACCGCCCCTGTCCATGTCGTTCTGGCGCTGGGTTATTGCCCTGGCCGTTCTGTTGCCCTTTGGCCTGCCCGGCATCCTGCGCCACCGCCACACGATCCGCCAGCACCTGGGCTCCATGGTAGCCCTGGCCACCTTCAGCGTGGCCGCGTTCAATTCATTGCTGTACTACGCCGCCATCACCACCACCGCCACCAACATCGCCCTGATCAACGCCACCATTCCCATCTTCGTGGCCCTGCTGGCCTGGCTGATGCTCGGTGACCGAACCCGGCCCATTCAGGCCTTGGGCATCGGTCTGGCGGTGCTAGGTATCCTGGTGGTGATTGCCCGGGGCCAGCTTTCAGTGCTCACCGGGCTGCAGGCCCAGCCGGGTGATTTGATCATGGTCGCGGCGGTATTCAGCTGGGGGTTGTTCTCGGTGCTGCTGCGCCGCCAGGCTGTGCCACTGCCGGCCCTGACTTTTCTTACCGCCCAGATCCTGCTTGGCACCCTGATCATCTTTCCGTTCTATCTGATGGATCTGCTTTTCTTCGCCGGCGGCTTCGAACTGTCCCGCGATACCGCGCTGCCACTGCTCTACTTCGCCATCTTCCCCGGCATCCTGGCCTACGCGTTCTGGAACCACGGTGTGCATACCATCGGCCCGGGGGGTGCCGCCATTTTCATGTACCTGACCCCGGTGTATGCGTCCGTCCTCGCCGGTCTGTTCCTGGGCGAATCCCTGGGGCTTTTTCATATCGTCGGGGGTGGCCTGATTCTCGTGGGACTGTTGCTGGCCACACGAGTCAAACGGCCCGCGTTTCGCAGGGCTGAAGACTAG
- a CDS encoding ABC transporter ATP-binding protein: protein MQPDNRPELLRIENLHAWYGESHILHGMNLTLREGEVITLLGRNGSGRTTTLKAILGLVGRRTGSIKIHGTEIIDMPTHRIAHVGKLGYCPEERGIFASLNVDENLELPPVVAEGGMSVNDIYTMFPNLKERRKSQGSKLSGGEQQMLAIARILRTGANLLLLDEITEGLAPVILKSLDQVIRKLREKGFTIILVEQNFRFAAPLADRHYVIEHGRVVEQIDAADLEAKKEQLNRHLSV from the coding sequence ATGCAGCCTGATAACCGTCCGGAGTTGCTCCGAATCGAGAACCTGCACGCGTGGTACGGTGAATCCCACATTCTCCACGGTATGAACCTGACACTGCGGGAAGGCGAGGTGATCACCCTGCTCGGCCGCAACGGGTCCGGGCGTACCACCACCCTGAAAGCAATTCTGGGGCTGGTGGGCCGGCGTACCGGTTCAATCAAGATCCATGGCACTGAAATCATCGACATGCCCACGCATCGGATCGCCCATGTGGGCAAGCTCGGCTATTGCCCGGAAGAGCGTGGCATTTTCGCTTCCCTCAATGTCGACGAAAACCTGGAACTACCCCCTGTCGTCGCCGAAGGCGGCATGTCGGTTAACGACATCTACACCATGTTTCCGAACCTCAAGGAACGCCGGAAAAGCCAGGGCTCCAAGCTCTCCGGTGGTGAGCAGCAGATGCTGGCCATTGCCCGTATCCTGCGGACGGGGGCCAACCTGCTGTTACTGGACGAGATTACCGAAGGGTTAGCTCCCGTTATCCTGAAATCCCTGGATCAAGTAATTCGCAAACTGCGGGAGAAGGGCTTCACCATCATTCTGGTGGAGCAGAACTTTCGCTTTGCTGCCCCTTTGGCGGACCGCCACTATGTCATTGAACACGGCCGGGTGGTGGAACAGATTGACGCCGCTGACCTTGAGGCCAAAAAAGAGCAGTTGAACAGGCACCTGAGTGTCTGA
- a CDS encoding ABC transporter substrate-binding protein gives MFKHWKQGLASAVAMATLAMPLTANAELSDGKLKIGVLSDMSGVYKALEGPGAVVAAKMAIEDFGGSVLGQPVEVISADHQNKPDIGASTAREWIDAEEVDMITALDNSSVALSVQGLANDKKIITMNTGAGTTALTEEQCTPYGIHYVYDTHALPVGTATAMVKNGGESWFFITADYAFGHSLRDNTGAVVESLGGEVVGNVNAPLSTNDFSSYLLQAQSSGADVIGLANAGQDTVNAIKQANQFRIVQGGQKLAGMLVFITDVHSMGLDIAQGLQFTTAFVWNQNDETRAWSERFHERHGAMPTMVHAGVYSAVTNYLKAVKETGTDDSDTVRAKLGEMTLNDMFVKNGSILPNGTMLHDMYLVEVKKPAESTSEWDLLRVVSKIPAEQAFIPLSESKCPLVN, from the coding sequence ATGTTCAAGCACTGGAAACAAGGTCTGGCAAGTGCCGTCGCAATGGCGACGCTGGCGATGCCGCTCACCGCAAACGCTGAGCTTTCAGACGGTAAACTCAAAATTGGTGTACTCAGTGACATGTCCGGGGTTTACAAAGCCCTGGAAGGCCCCGGCGCCGTGGTCGCGGCCAAAATGGCCATCGAGGATTTCGGAGGATCGGTCCTCGGCCAACCCGTGGAAGTCATCTCCGCTGATCACCAGAACAAGCCGGACATCGGCGCCAGTACCGCCCGGGAATGGATCGACGCCGAAGAAGTCGACATGATCACCGCCCTGGACAACTCCTCGGTGGCCCTGTCAGTCCAGGGACTGGCCAATGACAAGAAGATCATCACCATGAACACCGGGGCCGGCACCACCGCCCTCACCGAGGAACAGTGCACCCCTTATGGTATCCACTATGTCTACGATACCCACGCCTTGCCTGTGGGCACCGCCACGGCGATGGTCAAGAATGGCGGCGAGAGCTGGTTCTTCATCACTGCTGACTACGCCTTTGGTCATTCCCTGCGTGACAACACCGGCGCGGTCGTGGAAAGCCTCGGTGGTGAAGTGGTTGGCAACGTCAACGCACCGCTGTCCACCAACGATTTCTCTTCCTACCTGTTGCAGGCCCAGTCCTCTGGCGCCGACGTGATTGGCCTGGCCAACGCCGGGCAGGACACGGTGAATGCCATCAAACAGGCCAACCAGTTCCGGATTGTGCAAGGCGGTCAGAAACTGGCGGGCATGCTGGTGTTCATCACAGACGTGCATAGCATGGGCCTGGACATTGCCCAGGGACTGCAGTTCACCACTGCCTTTGTGTGGAACCAGAACGACGAGACCCGGGCCTGGTCCGAACGCTTCCATGAGCGCCACGGGGCCATGCCCACCATGGTGCACGCCGGCGTTTACTCGGCTGTCACCAATTATCTGAAAGCGGTCAAGGAGACCGGCACCGACGACAGCGATACCGTTCGCGCCAAGCTGGGCGAGATGACTCTGAACGACATGTTCGTGAAAAACGGCTCCATCCTGCCCAACGGCACCATGCTGCACGACATGTACCTGGTAGAAGTCAAGAAGCCCGCCGAGTCCACAAGCGAATGGGACCTGCTGAGGGTGGTATCGAAGATTCCAGCGGAGCAGGCGTTTATTCCGCTGTCCGAATCCAAGTGTCCGCTGGTTAACTAA
- a CDS encoding PatB family C-S lyase has product MPRFDQPLSRENTCSVKFDARKAVFGREDVVPVWVADMDFAAPEAVTEALKRRAEHPVYGYTLFPESLYQSMIDWFRDRHGWEIRREWILMAPGVVPSLHAACLAYAGPGEGVIIQPPVYPPFFSSVRLTGRNVVENPLIAETAVDGETRYTMDLEQLEACAARPENRVLMLCSPHNPVGRVWSEQELRAVLDIARRHDLVVLSDEIHCDLLFPDAPRHAMLATLAQPDDALVTAVAPSKSFNMPGLGLSALVIPDQSRRQAIKAVFDQMHLPQCNPFSVAGFEAGYREGGPWLDQLMEYLQGNRDYVIDAVSRLPGITTFAPEGTYLMWLDCRELGLDDAGLKRFFVQDAGVGMNPGISFGEPGSGFMRLNIGCPRQTLVAVLDRIEQALSAA; this is encoded by the coding sequence GTGCCCCGTTTCGATCAACCTTTGTCCCGTGAGAATACCTGTTCCGTAAAGTTTGATGCCCGCAAGGCGGTCTTTGGCCGCGAGGACGTGGTGCCGGTCTGGGTGGCGGACATGGACTTCGCGGCCCCGGAGGCGGTAACGGAGGCCCTGAAGCGGCGTGCCGAGCACCCGGTCTATGGGTACACGCTGTTCCCGGAGTCCCTGTACCAGTCCATGATCGACTGGTTCCGGGATCGTCACGGCTGGGAGATCCGCCGGGAGTGGATCCTGATGGCACCGGGGGTGGTGCCCTCGCTGCATGCGGCTTGCCTCGCCTATGCTGGCCCCGGTGAGGGCGTGATCATCCAGCCGCCGGTGTACCCGCCGTTTTTCAGCTCGGTCAGACTGACCGGCCGAAATGTCGTCGAGAACCCGTTGATCGCTGAAACGGCCGTGGACGGTGAAACCCGCTACACCATGGACCTGGAGCAGCTGGAGGCCTGTGCGGCGCGGCCGGAGAACAGGGTCCTGATGTTATGTTCGCCTCATAACCCGGTAGGCCGGGTGTGGTCGGAACAGGAGTTGCGAGCGGTTCTGGATATCGCGCGCCGGCACGACCTGGTGGTGCTCAGCGACGAAATCCACTGTGACCTGCTGTTCCCCGATGCACCTCGCCACGCCATGCTGGCCACCCTGGCCCAACCGGACGACGCCCTGGTCACCGCAGTGGCGCCGAGCAAGAGCTTCAACATGCCGGGGCTCGGGCTCTCGGCCCTGGTGATCCCCGACCAGTCCCGCCGGCAGGCCATCAAGGCCGTGTTTGACCAGATGCACCTGCCGCAGTGCAACCCGTTCAGCGTGGCCGGATTCGAGGCGGGCTACCGGGAAGGCGGCCCCTGGCTGGACCAGTTGATGGAGTACCTGCAGGGGAACCGGGATTATGTGATCGATGCCGTCAGCCGCCTGCCCGGCATCACCACCTTCGCGCCCGAAGGCACCTACCTGATGTGGCTGGATTGTCGCGAACTGGGCCTGGACGATGCCGGCCTGAAACGGTTCTTTGTCCAGGATGCGGGTGTGGGCATGAACCCGGGTATCAGCTTCGGGGAGCCCGGCAGCGGGTTCATGCGCCTGAACATCGGTTGCCCGCGCCAGACCCTGGTCGCGGTGCTGGATCGGATCGAGCAGGCGCTCTCGGCAGCCTGA
- a CDS encoding ABC transporter ATP-binding protein: MNDQPVGEHTTPPPIILETRNLKKDFKGFTAINNVNVKVETGSIHALIGPNGAGKTTFFNLLTHFLKPSAGQIIYDGKDITHSRPAGIAQQGLIRSFQISAVFPHLSARENVRIALQRTLGVSYQFWRSRRVLDQLNEEAQATLELVELGPFADTKAVELPYGQKRALEIATTIALKPRLMLLDEPTQGMSPEDVGTVTDLIRRVVEGRTIVMVEHNLNVVSTLADTITVLNRGEVLAEGDYDTVSTNPAVMEAYMGTTDAA; encoded by the coding sequence GTGAACGACCAGCCTGTGGGCGAGCACACAACGCCTCCCCCGATCATTCTTGAAACCCGGAATCTGAAGAAAGATTTCAAAGGCTTCACCGCCATCAACAACGTCAATGTGAAAGTAGAGACGGGGAGCATCCATGCCCTGATTGGCCCTAACGGTGCCGGCAAAACCACCTTTTTCAACCTGCTGACCCATTTTCTCAAACCCAGTGCCGGACAGATTATCTACGACGGCAAAGACATCACTCACTCCAGACCCGCCGGTATTGCACAGCAAGGCCTGATCCGCTCATTCCAGATCTCGGCAGTATTTCCACACCTGTCGGCCCGTGAGAATGTAAGAATAGCCCTGCAACGTACACTCGGGGTGTCCTACCAATTCTGGCGATCGAGGCGGGTGCTGGATCAGCTGAATGAAGAAGCCCAGGCAACCCTGGAATTGGTGGAGCTTGGCCCCTTTGCCGACACCAAGGCGGTCGAGCTGCCTTACGGCCAGAAACGGGCGCTGGAAATCGCCACTACCATCGCCCTGAAGCCCCGGCTGATGCTGCTGGATGAGCCGACCCAAGGCATGAGCCCCGAGGATGTGGGCACAGTCACCGATCTGATCAGGCGGGTTGTCGAAGGCCGGACCATCGTGATGGTGGAACACAATCTGAACGTGGTCTCCACCCTCGCCGACACCATCACCGTGCTCAACCGGGGCGAGGTTCTGGCGGAAGGCGATTACGACACAGTCTCCACCAATCCCGCCGTGATGGAAGCCTACATGGGGACCACCGATGCAGCCTGA
- a CDS encoding acyl-CoA dehydrogenase, with protein sequence MSVLLLLISALVLIYLGIGGTVAAAVMAIATVVGLFQDEWHLLSIIFGGIFLALALILVIPGDLRLDKISRPLLGWVRSRLPKLSDTEQEALSSGSVDWDGELFSGKPNWNKLLDAKPAHLTSEEQAFLDGPVEKLCAMLDDWKITHEHYDLPDKVWKFIRENGFFGLVIPKEDGGLGFSNTAHSEIVMKISTRSVSAAVTVMVPNSLGPGELLMHYGTDGQKQHYLPRLAQGEEIPCFALTSPVAGSDAGAIPDKGIVCKGEWNGEEVLGLKVTWNKRYITLAPVATLIGLAIKVYDPEHLVGENDEVGVTCVLVPKDTDGVHAGARHLPMNTVFMNGPTWGTDVFIPMEQVIGGQDMLGKGWTMLLECLSIGRSISLPALGTGAGKVASLATGSYAYTREQFGRSISQFEGVQEALEPIAGYTYMMDAARLLTSGMLDRGVRPSVPSAVLKYRNTDLMREVINHAMDVVAGRGVITGPRNFLARAYQAVPIGITVEGANILTRSLMIFGQGSIRCHPFIVEEIEAAGMEDEDKAAKKFDGIFYRHLAHTTRNALRAFLLALTGGVIESVPRHGEIKRHYRQLARFSAAFALMTDVTLLTVGGGLKARQRLSGRMADCLVHLYYATAVIKQWHEEGYPDDQRPLVEWSLKTCLRDLQGSMREAIINFPVPALRWPLRLLVFPLGATGLNGPDDSLGTRVARTIVEDTPVRQRISRGAYTNMDPEDPLGRVLNAYKLANETAGMRGRLHEAIRNRDEDELDGIALLMGHERKELVDWACAEGVVKADECDKLLEALEALYDVIRVDAFDEDGLKALSRCAKGKRKVVERSPKEET encoded by the coding sequence ATGAGCGTTCTGCTGTTACTGATCAGTGCCCTGGTACTGATCTACCTTGGCATCGGAGGCACCGTGGCAGCCGCGGTGATGGCCATTGCCACCGTTGTCGGCCTGTTCCAGGATGAATGGCACCTTCTCAGCATCATCTTCGGCGGTATTTTCCTCGCGCTCGCACTGATCCTGGTTATCCCCGGCGACCTGCGTCTGGACAAGATCAGCCGCCCCCTGCTGGGCTGGGTTCGCAGCCGGCTGCCCAAACTGTCCGATACCGAACAGGAAGCGCTCAGCTCGGGCTCCGTAGACTGGGATGGCGAACTCTTCTCGGGTAAACCCAACTGGAACAAACTGCTGGACGCCAAGCCCGCGCACCTGACCAGCGAAGAGCAGGCCTTTCTCGATGGCCCGGTGGAAAAGCTGTGCGCCATGCTCGATGACTGGAAGATCACCCATGAGCATTACGACCTGCCGGACAAGGTCTGGAAGTTCATCAGGGAGAACGGTTTCTTCGGCCTGGTGATTCCCAAGGAGGACGGCGGCCTCGGTTTCTCCAACACCGCCCATTCCGAGATTGTCATGAAGATCTCCACCCGCAGCGTCTCGGCAGCGGTTACCGTCATGGTACCCAACTCCCTGGGCCCGGGTGAGCTACTGATGCACTACGGCACCGACGGCCAGAAACAGCATTACCTCCCGCGCCTGGCCCAGGGCGAGGAAATCCCCTGCTTTGCCCTGACCTCCCCGGTGGCCGGTTCCGACGCGGGTGCCATCCCGGACAAGGGCATCGTCTGCAAAGGTGAGTGGAATGGTGAGGAAGTACTGGGCCTGAAGGTCACCTGGAACAAGCGTTACATCACCCTGGCACCGGTCGCGACCCTGATCGGCCTGGCCATCAAGGTCTACGATCCGGAGCATCTGGTCGGCGAAAACGACGAGGTGGGCGTCACCTGCGTGCTGGTGCCCAAGGACACCGACGGCGTCCATGCCGGCGCCCGCCACCTGCCCATGAACACCGTGTTCATGAACGGCCCCACCTGGGGCACCGACGTTTTCATTCCCATGGAACAAGTGATCGGCGGCCAGGACATGCTCGGCAAGGGCTGGACCATGCTGCTGGAGTGCCTGTCCATCGGCCGCTCGATCTCCCTGCCCGCCCTCGGCACCGGTGCCGGCAAGGTGGCCAGCCTGGCCACCGGCTCCTACGCCTATACCCGGGAGCAGTTCGGCCGCTCCATCAGCCAGTTTGAAGGCGTGCAGGAAGCCCTGGAACCCATCGCCGGCTATACCTACATGATGGATGCCGCCCGCCTGCTCACCTCCGGCATGCTGGACCGGGGCGTGCGCCCATCCGTGCCCTCGGCGGTGCTGAAATACCGCAACACCGACCTGATGCGGGAAGTGATCAACCACGCCATGGACGTCGTGGCCGGCCGAGGTGTCATCACCGGCCCCCGCAACTTCCTGGCCCGGGCCTACCAGGCGGTGCCCATCGGCATCACCGTGGAAGGCGCCAACATCCTCACCCGCAGCCTGATGATCTTCGGCCAGGGCTCTATCCGCTGCCATCCGTTCATCGTCGAGGAAATCGAGGCGGCGGGCATGGAAGACGAAGACAAGGCCGCGAAGAAATTCGACGGCATCTTCTACCGTCACCTGGCCCACACCACCCGCAATGCGCTGCGAGCCTTCCTGCTGGCGCTGACCGGAGGCGTGATCGAATCGGTACCGCGCCACGGCGAAATCAAACGCCATTATCGCCAGCTTGCCCGGTTCTCCGCGGCCTTCGCCCTGATGACCGACGTCACCCTGCTGACCGTCGGCGGCGGCCTGAAAGCCCGCCAGCGCCTGTCCGGCCGGATGGCGGACTGCCTGGTACACCTTTACTACGCCACTGCGGTGATCAAGCAATGGCACGAGGAAGGCTACCCCGATGACCAGCGCCCCCTGGTGGAATGGAGCCTGAAAACCTGTCTGCGGGATCTGCAGGGCTCCATGCGCGAGGCCATCATCAACTTCCCGGTTCCGGCCCTGCGCTGGCCGCTACGCCTGCTGGTATTCCCCCTCGGCGCCACCGGCCTCAACGGCCCGGACGACAGCCTGGGCACCAGGGTCGCCCGCACCATCGTTGAGGATACCCCGGTGCGCCAGCGCATCAGCCGCGGCGCCTACACCAACATGGACCCGGAAGATCCGCTGGGCAGGGTACTCAACGCCTACAAACTGGCCAACGAAACCGCCGGCATGCGTGGCCGGCTGCATGAGGCCATTCGCAACCGCGATGAGGACGAGCTGGATGGCATTGCCCTGCTGATGGGCCACGAGCGCAAGGAGCTGGTGGACTGGGCCTGTGCCGAAGGCGTGGTAAAGGCGGACGAGTGCGACAAGCTACTGGAAGCTCTGGAAGCCCTTTACGATGTTATCCGGGTGGATGCGTTCGATGAGGATGGCCTCAAGGCTCTGTCCCGCTGCGCCAAGGGCAAGCGCAAGGTAGTGGAACGCTCACCAAAAGAAGAAACATAA
- the tsaA gene encoding tRNA (N6-threonylcarbamoyladenosine(37)-N6)-methyltransferase TrmO translates to MSDPGELRPNEQAVELGPAADATLRFIGTIRTPWPDRRDCPRQGRLDGPECQLVLDPVWHDGLKGLEDYNTLEVLYWLDQSRRDLVRQSPKSDGETFGTFALRSPVRPNPIGTSIVKLIRIEKGTVFVRGLDCLDGTPLVDIKPDRCAFSPKAPPKTGDKGIP, encoded by the coding sequence ATGAGCGACCCTGGAGAATTGCGGCCCAACGAGCAGGCAGTCGAACTCGGACCAGCCGCTGACGCCACATTGCGGTTCATCGGCACCATCCGGACCCCCTGGCCCGATCGCCGCGATTGCCCGCGCCAGGGTCGACTTGACGGCCCGGAATGCCAGCTGGTTCTGGATCCTGTCTGGCATGACGGGCTGAAAGGTCTTGAAGACTACAACACCCTCGAGGTGCTCTATTGGCTGGACCAGAGTCGCCGCGACCTGGTCCGGCAAAGCCCCAAGAGCGATGGAGAGACATTCGGTACCTTTGCACTGCGGTCCCCGGTGCGGCCGAATCCGATCGGCACGTCCATCGTCAAACTGATTCGTATCGAGAAGGGCACAGTGTTCGTGCGCGGCCTCGACTGCCTTGATGGCACCCCGCTGGTGGACATCAAACCCGACCGCTGCGCCTTCAGCCCGAAAGCACCACCGAAAACCGGCGACAAGGGGATTCCATAG
- a CDS encoding prenyltransferase, translating to MSEAAAVVRAFRPNFLVLAPLCAGLGVAVAWQQGGSPALIDTLLVFIGALLAHAAVNLFNEYEDFVSGLDMITRRTPFSGGSGALPEVPSAAKGVLAAALGTLGLVAAIGLYFLWLRGLPMLVLGVAGIVLVLTYTRWITRRPILCLLAPGLGFGPVMVLGAIVALGGRIDTSALLVTLVAQCLVSELLLINQIPDADADQKVGRRHLVITMGRTAAARLVAVLLLGSYVPVLAGVLLGGLPVWSALSLVTLPVSLWISRQLPLVLDNPERLNAVLGTNVAVLLSTLALLIAGLSL from the coding sequence ATGTCCGAAGCGGCTGCGGTGGTGCGCGCCTTTCGCCCCAACTTCCTGGTTCTCGCCCCTCTCTGCGCCGGGCTTGGTGTGGCCGTCGCCTGGCAACAGGGCGGCTCACCCGCCCTGATCGACACCCTGCTGGTCTTCATCGGCGCACTGCTCGCGCACGCGGCGGTCAACCTGTTCAACGAGTACGAGGACTTTGTTTCCGGCCTGGATATGATCACCCGTCGCACCCCTTTCTCCGGGGGCAGTGGCGCGTTACCCGAAGTACCCTCGGCGGCAAAGGGCGTGCTCGCGGCCGCCCTCGGAACCCTGGGCCTGGTCGCCGCCATCGGCCTGTATTTTCTCTGGCTGAGGGGATTACCGATGCTGGTTCTGGGCGTTGCCGGTATCGTCCTGGTGCTGACCTACACCCGCTGGATAACCCGCCGGCCCATCCTGTGCCTGCTCGCCCCGGGCCTCGGGTTCGGACCGGTCATGGTCCTGGGTGCCATCGTCGCCCTGGGCGGCAGGATCGACACTTCCGCCCTCCTGGTGACCCTGGTCGCCCAGTGCCTGGTGAGCGAGCTGTTGCTGATCAACCAGATTCCGGATGCCGACGCTGACCAGAAAGTCGGCCGGCGTCACCTGGTCATTACCATGGGCCGAACGGCAGCTGCACGACTGGTCGCGGTTCTCTTGCTTGGCAGTTACGTTCCTGTCCTGGCGGGTGTTCTGCTCGGCGGGTTACCGGTGTGGAGCGCCCTCAGCCTGGTTACCTTGCCCGTCAGCCTGTGGATTTCCCGGCAACTGCCGCTCGTGCTCGACAACCCGGAGCGGCTGAATGCGGTGCTGGGAACGAACGTGGCCGTCCTGCTGTCCACACTGGCGTTACTGATTGCCGGACTCAGCCTCTGA
- a CDS encoding AEC family transporter, which translates to MLGQILSTMLPVFLITGCGALYGRYRSPDIKGLNVLNMELFVPLLVFAVLADQQAPLQEYARLALGATVVVLGSGIVLYPLAKALKLNLKTFLPPMMFNNSGNMGIPVLLLAFGDAALPAAIVLFIVEMLLHFSVGLYMLDPHTSIIQRLKLPIVFACVAGLAVNLSGIALPATLLESMNMLGEVCIPLMLFALGVRMLDIDFNDWKLGLLGAIACPASGLLLAWPLIAVLDLPGLQAASLWVFAALPPAVLNYMVAEQYQQEPHTVASLVLLSNLGSLVVMPIVLGLVFAAGYV; encoded by the coding sequence ATGCTTGGCCAGATTCTTTCCACGATGTTGCCGGTGTTTCTGATCACCGGCTGTGGCGCCCTGTACGGCCGTTACCGCAGCCCCGATATCAAGGGACTGAACGTGCTGAACATGGAGCTTTTTGTACCCTTGCTGGTGTTTGCGGTACTGGCGGACCAACAGGCGCCCCTGCAGGAATACGCCAGGCTCGCCCTGGGCGCGACGGTAGTGGTGCTCGGCTCCGGCATCGTGCTGTACCCGTTGGCCAAGGCACTCAAGCTGAATCTGAAAACCTTCCTGCCCCCGATGATGTTCAACAATTCCGGCAACATGGGCATTCCGGTACTGTTGCTGGCCTTCGGTGATGCAGCCCTGCCCGCGGCCATCGTGCTGTTCATCGTCGAGATGCTTCTGCATTTCAGCGTGGGGCTCTATATGCTCGACCCTCACACCTCGATCATCCAGCGGCTGAAGCTCCCCATCGTGTTCGCCTGTGTTGCCGGCCTGGCCGTCAACCTCAGCGGCATCGCCCTGCCCGCTACCCTGCTGGAAAGCATGAACATGCTCGGTGAGGTGTGTATCCCGCTGATGCTGTTTGCCCTGGGGGTACGCATGCTCGACATCGATTTCAACGACTGGAAACTGGGCCTGCTGGGGGCCATCGCCTGCCCCGCCAGCGGCCTGCTGCTGGCCTGGCCGCTGATTGCCGTGCTCGACCTGCCGGGCCTGCAGGCCGCCTCACTGTGGGTGTTCGCCGCCTTGCCTCCGGCGGTGCTCAATTATATGGTTGCTGAGCAATACCAGCAGGAGCCCCATACCGTGGCGTCACTGGTCCTGCTCAGTAACCTCGGCAGCCTGGTGGTGATGCCGATCGTACTGGGACTGGTGTTTGCCGCAGGTTACGTATAA
- a CDS encoding branched-chain amino acid ABC transporter permease: MAQALLGLNVGVFYAMLSLGLAVIFGLLNIINFAHGAMYMLGAFIALIGYSLLEQWFGISLQIGFWASLLVAPLIVGILGVLIERLFLKRLYDLDHIYGLLLTFGITLILQGLFANYFNVSGTPYPGQPESLSGVVNLGFMYFPTYRLFAIVFSLVVCFATWWVIEHTKLGSRLRAGVENPDLTQAFGLNVPRMVTLTFAFGAGLAGLAGVLAAPIYSVSPLMGADLIIVVFAVVVIGGMGSIMGAILSGLALGLVEGLTKVFYPPAASTVIFFLMVLVLLFRPAGLFGKEK, encoded by the coding sequence ATGGCCCAAGCTCTGCTTGGGCTGAACGTGGGTGTGTTTTACGCCATGTTGAGCCTGGGGCTGGCGGTGATATTCGGTTTGCTGAATATCATCAACTTCGCCCATGGCGCCATGTACATGCTTGGGGCATTCATTGCGCTCATCGGCTACTCTCTCCTGGAACAATGGTTCGGAATCAGTCTTCAGATAGGGTTCTGGGCGTCACTGCTGGTGGCGCCCCTCATTGTCGGCATTCTCGGGGTGCTGATTGAACGTCTGTTCCTCAAGCGTCTCTACGACCTGGACCACATTTACGGCTTGCTGCTCACCTTTGGCATCACGCTCATCCTCCAGGGCCTGTTCGCCAACTATTTCAACGTTTCCGGCACCCCCTACCCGGGCCAGCCAGAGTCTCTGAGCGGTGTGGTCAACCTCGGATTCATGTACTTCCCCACCTACCGCCTGTTTGCCATTGTGTTTTCCCTGGTGGTCTGTTTCGCCACCTGGTGGGTCATCGAACACACCAAGCTCGGTTCCCGGTTGCGGGCCGGTGTGGAAAACCCCGACCTGACCCAAGCCTTCGGACTGAATGTTCCTCGCATGGTCACCCTGACCTTCGCCTTCGGCGCTGGCCTGGCAGGCCTGGCCGGGGTGCTGGCAGCACCAATCTACTCCGTCAGCCCGCTGATGGGGGCCGACCTGATCATCGTGGTGTTTGCCGTGGTGGTTATCGGTGGCATGGGCTCGATCATGGGCGCGATTCTATCTGGCCTCGCCCTCGGACTGGTTGAAGGGCTAACCAAGGTGTTCTACCCGCCCGCCGCCAGTACCGTGATCTTCTTCCTTATGGTGCTGGTGCTACTGTTCCGCCCCGCCGGTCTGTTTGGTAAGGAGAAATAA